In Pseudomonas sp. MTM4, one genomic interval encodes:
- a CDS encoding SDR family oxidoreductase: protein MTEAIRFEDKVVIVTGAGGGLGRAHALLFARHGAKVVVNDLGGSAQGEGANSSAADRVVEEICQAGGTAVANHDSVTDGEKIVQHALDAFGRIDVVVNNAGILRDKTFHKMDDADWDLVYKVHVEGAYKVTRAAWPHMREQGYGRVIFTASTSGIYGNFGQSNYGMAKLGLYGLTRTLALEGRKNNILVNAIAPTGGTRMTEGLIPPQVFEQLKPELVSPLVVYLASEQCQETSGLFEVGGGWMGKVRWERSLGVGFDPKAGFDAEDVAANWQQICDFENAAHPADNLAALKEMMANLQKFAG from the coding sequence ATGACTGAAGCCATCCGCTTCGAAGACAAGGTGGTGATCGTGACCGGCGCCGGTGGCGGGCTCGGTCGCGCCCATGCACTGCTGTTCGCTCGTCATGGTGCCAAGGTGGTGGTCAACGATCTCGGTGGCAGCGCTCAGGGCGAAGGCGCCAACAGCTCGGCTGCCGATCGCGTGGTCGAGGAAATCTGTCAGGCTGGCGGTACGGCCGTCGCCAACCACGACTCCGTAACCGACGGCGAGAAGATCGTCCAGCATGCGCTCGACGCCTTCGGGCGCATCGATGTGGTGGTGAACAACGCCGGCATTCTGCGCGACAAGACCTTCCACAAGATGGACGACGCTGACTGGGATCTGGTCTACAAGGTGCACGTCGAAGGCGCTTACAAAGTCACCCGCGCCGCCTGGCCGCACATGCGCGAGCAGGGTTATGGTCGAGTAATCTTCACCGCGTCCACGTCCGGTATCTACGGCAATTTCGGCCAATCCAACTACGGCATGGCCAAGTTGGGTCTCTACGGCCTGACACGCACCCTGGCACTGGAGGGACGCAAGAACAATATTTTGGTCAATGCCATCGCGCCTACCGGCGGCACGCGGATGACCGAGGGCCTGATTCCTCCGCAGGTCTTCGAGCAGCTCAAGCCCGAGTTGGTCAGCCCACTGGTTGTGTACCTGGCCAGCGAGCAATGCCAGGAGACATCCGGGCTGTTCGAAGTCGGTGGTGGCTGGATGGGCAAGGTGCGTTGGGAGCGCAGCCTGGGCGTCGGATTCGATCCGAAGGCGGGCTTCGATGCCGAAGACGTCGCGGCCAACTGGCAGCAAATCTGCGATTTCGAGAATGCCGCGCACCCGGCTGACAACCTGGCAGCGTTGAAGGAAATGATGGCCAATCTGCAAAAGTTCGCCGGCTAA
- a CDS encoding DUF2726 domain-containing protein yields MTGFIGLVLVAFACFVLVFFIKQRQYRHPALRMPYQLKRPFFQPSETELLALLQQAADDYLILSKVRVADVIEVTAIPRRAPWYQAVNRISAARFDFLLCDRETLEPRCAIEMEQATEANAFLDELSQTVGLPLVRLSPETARSYTDVRAAIVQATVDRQ; encoded by the coding sequence ATGACTGGTTTCATAGGACTGGTACTGGTGGCGTTCGCCTGTTTCGTCCTGGTCTTCTTCATCAAGCAGCGACAATACAGGCATCCTGCGCTGCGCATGCCCTACCAGCTGAAACGCCCGTTCTTTCAACCAAGCGAAACTGAACTTCTGGCGCTACTACAGCAAGCGGCAGACGACTATCTGATTCTCAGCAAGGTACGGGTCGCCGACGTGATCGAGGTGACGGCGATACCACGGCGAGCCCCCTGGTATCAGGCAGTCAATCGGATTTCGGCGGCGCGCTTCGACTTTCTTCTGTGCGACCGGGAGACGCTGGAGCCTCGCTGCGCAATCGAGATGGAGCAGGCAACCGAAGCCAATGCCTTTCTCGATGAACTCAGCCAGACCGTCGGCTTGCCGCTGGTACGCCTGTCGCCGGAAACGGCACGTTCCTATACGGATGTACGGGCTGCGATCGTTCAGGCCACTGTTGATCGTCAGTAG